CCCCGCCGGCCCCGCCACGCTAGACGGCCCCGCGAGGCCGGACGGAAACGGCGATGCGCGAGAACATCGTGCTGGCCTGCACTGAGTGCAAGCAGCGCAACTACACCTCGAAGAAGAACAAGAAGACCACGCCCGACCGGCTGGAGCTGAAGAAGTACTGCCGCTTCTGCCGCAAGCACACGCCCCACAAGGAATCGCGCTGAAGTCGACGGCGCGGCCCCTCGGGGCGGGCGGGGAGATCGACCACAGGGCAGTAGCTCAATTGGTAGAGCAGCGGTCTCCAAAACCGCAGGTTGGGGGTTCGAGTCCCTCCTGCCCTGCCAGCCGCGGCGAAACGCCGGGGCGGGCGGCCTGAAGCGAGACGGAGGACAGGGTGAAATTCTTCCGCAAGATTCGGAGCTTCTTCGACGACGTCGTCAAGGAGCTCAAGCGGACCTCCTGGCCGTCGCGGAACGAAGTGCAGGGCACGACCGTCGTCGTCGTCGTGACGGTGGTGATCGTGTCGGTCTACCTCTACGGGGTGGACCTGCTGCTGGGCACCGCCCAGAAGTACTTGCTCTTCCGCGGCGTCGCCGGAAACTGACGGGCGACGGCGGCATCGTGGACGA
Above is a window of bacterium DNA encoding:
- the rpmG gene encoding 50S ribosomal protein L33, whose amino-acid sequence is MRENIVLACTECKQRNYTSKKNKKTTPDRLELKKYCRFCRKHTPHKESR
- the secE gene encoding preprotein translocase subunit SecE, coding for MKFFRKIRSFFDDVVKELKRTSWPSRNEVQGTTVVVVVTVVIVSVYLYGVDLLLGTAQKYLLFRGVAGN